Proteins encoded in a region of the Stieleria neptunia genome:
- a CDS encoding 50S ribosomal protein L25 — MAEVVQVQKRDGSLGTAASRRLRKAGSVPAVLYGHKQENQHLAISQKTVESILRHHSKIVELQGDVVETALVSDLQFDPLGIEVLHIDLQRVDMNEKVAVSVPIRFKGEPVGGKQGGIAIENAHEVEVECPAVAIPEFVELNVTGVGLGEHRSASDLSLPEKVVLVTPGETVVYHVEKVKGEAAADETEEEGEEA, encoded by the coding sequence ATGGCGGAAGTGGTACAGGTCCAGAAACGTGATGGCAGCCTAGGAACGGCAGCATCGCGCCGGTTACGAAAGGCGGGGTCCGTCCCGGCCGTTTTGTACGGGCACAAGCAAGAAAACCAGCATCTCGCGATCTCGCAAAAGACGGTCGAGTCGATCTTGCGGCATCACAGCAAGATCGTCGAGCTGCAAGGTGACGTGGTCGAGACCGCACTGGTCAGCGATCTGCAATTCGATCCGTTGGGGATCGAGGTGTTGCACATCGACCTGCAGCGAGTCGACATGAACGAAAAGGTCGCCGTCTCGGTGCCGATTCGATTCAAAGGCGAGCCGGTCGGTGGAAAGCAAGGCGGAATTGCGATCGAAAACGCTCATGAGGTCGAAGTCGAGTGCCCGGCCGTGGCGATCCCCGAATTCGTCGAATTGAACGTCACCGGCGTCGGCCTGGGTGAACACCGCTCGGCGTCGGATTTGTCGCTGCCGGAAAAAGTCGTCTTGGTCACCCCCGGCGAAACCGTGGTCTACCACGTGGAAAAAGTGAAGGGTGAGGCTGCGGCCGACGAGACCGAGGAAGAGGGCGAAGAAGCGTAG